From a region of the Tenggerimyces flavus genome:
- the ligD gene encoding non-homologous end-joining DNA ligase has product MATPYEEIEVQGRTVRISNPDKVYFPERGFTKRDVVNYFVSVGDGILGALKHRPTTLERWPGGVFEGAKLSTRGDNRGDAFYQKRVPKGAPDWVETVQIAFPSGRTADEVCPTETAVVAWAANLGTLTFHCWPVSRTDVDRPDQLRIDLDPQPGTDFKDAVKVAPHLRALLQELGMDGFPKTSGGRGLHVYVPIEPRWTFVEARRALIALGRELERRLPDQVTMSWWKEERGERIFIDFNQMCRDRTIASAYSIRANPRATTSAPLRWDELEDVVPHDFDVVTLPKRFAEIGDPHADVVREGYSLEPLIEMVERDERDHGLGEMPYPPDYPKMPGEPPRVQPSKKNPLNWEDSPS; this is encoded by the coding sequence ATGGCGACGCCGTACGAGGAGATCGAGGTCCAAGGCCGGACCGTACGCATCTCCAACCCGGACAAGGTCTACTTCCCTGAGCGTGGATTCACCAAGCGGGACGTGGTGAACTACTTCGTCTCCGTCGGCGACGGCATCCTCGGCGCCCTCAAGCACCGGCCCACCACGCTCGAGCGCTGGCCCGGCGGCGTCTTCGAAGGAGCCAAGCTCTCCACCCGCGGCGACAACCGGGGCGACGCGTTCTACCAGAAGCGCGTCCCCAAGGGCGCCCCCGACTGGGTCGAGACCGTCCAGATCGCGTTCCCCAGCGGCCGCACCGCCGACGAGGTCTGCCCGACCGAGACCGCGGTCGTCGCCTGGGCCGCCAACCTCGGCACGCTCACGTTCCACTGCTGGCCGGTCAGTCGCACCGACGTCGACCGTCCCGACCAGCTGCGCATCGACCTCGATCCGCAGCCCGGCACCGACTTCAAGGACGCGGTCAAGGTCGCTCCGCACCTGCGCGCGCTTCTGCAGGAGCTCGGCATGGACGGCTTCCCCAAGACCTCCGGCGGCCGCGGCCTGCACGTGTACGTACCGATCGAGCCGCGCTGGACGTTCGTCGAAGCACGCCGCGCCCTCATCGCGCTCGGCCGCGAGCTGGAACGCCGCCTCCCCGACCAGGTCACGATGAGCTGGTGGAAGGAAGAACGCGGCGAACGCATCTTCATCGACTTCAACCAGATGTGCCGCGACCGTACGATCGCCTCCGCGTACTCCATCCGCGCCAACCCCCGCGCCACGACGAGCGCGCCGCTGCGCTGGGACGAGCTCGAGGACGTCGTGCCGCACGACTTCGACGTCGTCACGCTGCCCAAGCGGTTCGCCGAGATCGGCGACCCGCACGCCGACGTCGTCCGCGAGGGCTACAGCCTCGAGCCGCTGATCGAGATGGTCGAGCGCGACGAACGCGACCACGGCCTCGGCGAGATGCCGTACCCGCCCGACTACCCGAAGATGCCCGGCGAGCCGCCGCGGGTGCAGCCGAGCAAGAAGAACCCTCTGAACTGGGAAGATTCGCCTAGCTGA
- a CDS encoding carboxymuconolactone decarboxylase family protein, whose product MTARMKNPVAFIPDALPGINTIVKATRKGVVAPAILELVHLRASQINGCSFCVDTGTKSASQAGVTAERLFAVAAWRDAPYFSDEERAALALAESVTRLSDRSDPVPDEVWNEAADHFDENQLATLILWISLTNFYNRLNVTVKQPVGGGW is encoded by the coding sequence ATGACCGCTCGGATGAAGAACCCCGTCGCCTTCATTCCCGACGCACTGCCGGGCATCAACACGATCGTCAAGGCGACCCGGAAGGGCGTCGTCGCGCCGGCGATACTCGAGCTCGTGCACCTACGGGCTAGTCAGATCAACGGGTGCAGCTTCTGCGTCGACACCGGGACCAAGTCGGCCTCACAGGCTGGCGTGACCGCTGAACGGCTGTTCGCCGTCGCCGCTTGGCGGGACGCGCCGTACTTCAGCGACGAGGAACGCGCTGCCCTCGCGCTCGCCGAGTCCGTGACCAGGTTGAGCGACCGGTCGGACCCGGTGCCGGACGAGGTGTGGAACGAGGCCGCCGACCACTTCGACGAGAACCAGCTGGCCACGTTGATCCTGTGGATCTCATTGACCAACTTCTACAACCGGCTCAACGTGACGGTGAAGCAGCCGGTCGGCGGAGGCTGGTAG
- a CDS encoding tyrosine-type recombinase/integrase, with product MPELLDDLHTMWQRDLRAADKSPRTITIYGQSVRFFVAWLASHERPATLDEMTKAAVATWLGDLADAGQAPNTLRTRFRGLRRFCNWLVAEEFLTRSPMAGLEQPTAAAAPVPILSDDEIAKLLKATGGRTFEDRRDHAILRVLFDGGVRISECARLQLEDVDLDDFQVIRVQGKGRKIRVVPIGAKTVNALSKYLHDRRPHKHADSPALWLSQRGAMSVDGVDERIRVRAAQAGVENLHAHRFRHTAAHTWLSSGGGEQDLKRLMGWSSDAMLAVYGASAAEERAREAARRMRLGDRL from the coding sequence ATGCCGGAACTGCTCGACGACCTGCACACCATGTGGCAGCGCGACCTGCGCGCGGCCGACAAGAGCCCGCGCACGATCACGATCTACGGACAGTCGGTGCGGTTCTTCGTCGCCTGGCTCGCCTCCCACGAGCGGCCGGCGACGCTCGACGAGATGACCAAGGCGGCGGTCGCGACCTGGCTCGGCGACCTCGCCGACGCCGGTCAGGCGCCGAACACTCTCCGGACCCGGTTCCGCGGACTGCGCCGGTTCTGCAACTGGCTGGTCGCGGAGGAGTTCCTCACCCGGTCGCCGATGGCCGGGCTGGAGCAGCCGACCGCGGCCGCGGCGCCGGTCCCGATCCTCAGCGACGACGAGATCGCCAAGCTGCTGAAGGCGACCGGCGGTAGGACGTTCGAGGACCGCCGTGACCACGCGATCCTGCGCGTGTTGTTCGACGGCGGGGTCCGCATCTCCGAGTGCGCGCGGCTGCAGCTCGAGGACGTGGACCTCGACGACTTCCAGGTGATCCGGGTGCAGGGGAAGGGGCGCAAGATCCGCGTCGTGCCGATCGGCGCCAAGACGGTGAACGCGCTCAGCAAGTACCTGCACGACCGCCGGCCCCACAAGCATGCCGATTCCCCGGCGCTGTGGCTGTCCCAGCGCGGCGCCATGTCCGTTGACGGCGTCGACGAACGGATCCGGGTCCGGGCCGCCCAGGCCGGCGTGGAGAACCTGCACGCGCACCGGTTCCGGCACACAGCCGCGCACACCTGGCTCAGCTCCGGTGGCGGCGAGCAGGACCTGAAGCGGCTGATGGGCTGGAGCTCCGACGCGATGCTCGCGGTCTATGGCGCCAGCGCAGCCGAGGAACGCGCGCGCGAGGCGGCCCGCCGGATGCGCCTCGGGGACCGGCTGTGA
- a CDS encoding AAA family ATPase: MGDVNGRNSVAWGSTELVADNWTPPTPPHEIADDSDASRAWYAEQKALHLNDEQPDLLVGMRNGAWLDQQTFPPLRYAVPGVVPEGFSLLVGPPKAGKSWLVLAFGLAIASGGRALGSIDVGPPRPVLYLALEDGDRRLQERCRQLLERDPIPERLHYMTRIMPGKVLQTLEAWLAHHGHDSPLLVLDTLGRTMPPALQGETTYSRDYRIGAALKRLVDDHPGASLLVNHHDRKASSDDFVDAVSGTNGLAGSADTIIVLARPRNQRDGQLKITGRDVPEGEYAVSFNDAAWQLDGRDLAEAAQRAREQKVTAGLGDRSADVAAYVMSNPKGVRAAEVALALGIDQATARVYLARLYDADRIERAGRGLYGPPIPPVTSVTSVTSEDVEPLERNTNNTRNTPSRGADEIPEDPALDEARRRHEDAEDASPQELAPTASSGGELAPSIEQLALGDTATHPPEGDPA; encoded by the coding sequence ATGGGTGACGTCAACGGGCGCAACAGTGTTGCGTGGGGATCGACCGAGCTGGTCGCGGACAACTGGACTCCACCCACGCCACCGCACGAGATCGCCGACGACTCCGACGCTTCCCGCGCCTGGTACGCCGAGCAGAAGGCCCTGCACCTGAATGACGAGCAGCCCGACCTGCTCGTCGGCATGCGGAACGGTGCCTGGCTTGACCAGCAGACGTTCCCGCCACTGCGCTACGCGGTGCCCGGCGTCGTCCCCGAGGGGTTCAGCTTGCTCGTCGGCCCACCGAAGGCAGGCAAGTCGTGGCTCGTGCTCGCGTTCGGGCTCGCGATCGCGTCCGGCGGCCGCGCGCTCGGCTCGATCGACGTCGGCCCACCGCGGCCAGTGCTCTACCTCGCGCTCGAGGACGGCGACCGCCGGCTACAGGAACGCTGCCGGCAGCTGCTCGAGCGTGACCCGATCCCGGAGCGGCTGCACTACATGACCCGGATCATGCCCGGCAAGGTCCTGCAGACCCTCGAGGCGTGGCTCGCGCACCATGGGCACGACTCACCGCTGCTCGTGCTCGACACCCTCGGCCGCACCATGCCGCCCGCGCTGCAAGGCGAAACGACCTACTCGCGCGACTACCGGATCGGCGCCGCGCTCAAGCGGCTTGTCGACGACCACCCCGGCGCTTCGCTGCTCGTCAATCATCACGATCGCAAGGCTTCCTCCGACGACTTCGTCGATGCAGTCTCAGGAACTAACGGTCTCGCCGGCAGCGCGGACACGATCATCGTGCTCGCACGGCCACGCAATCAGCGGGACGGGCAGTTGAAGATCACCGGGCGCGACGTCCCCGAAGGCGAGTACGCGGTCTCGTTCAACGATGCCGCGTGGCAGCTCGACGGTCGCGATCTGGCCGAGGCTGCGCAGCGTGCCCGCGAGCAGAAGGTGACCGCCGGACTGGGCGACCGGTCCGCCGACGTCGCGGCGTACGTCATGTCCAACCCGAAGGGCGTCCGGGCCGCCGAGGTCGCGCTCGCGCTCGGGATCGACCAGGCCACCGCCCGCGTGTATCTCGCCCGCCTCTACGACGCCGACCGCATCGAGAGGGCTGGCCGCGGTCTCTATGGACCCCCTATACCCCCTGTTACAAGCGTTACGAGTGTTACGTCGGAAGACGTCGAGCCGCTAGAACGCAACACAAATAACACTCGTAACACCCCCTCTAGGGGTGCTGACGAGATCCCCGAAGACCCCGCGCTCGACGAAGCCCGAAGGCGCCACGAAGATGCCGAAGATGCCAGCCCTCAGGAGCTGGCGCCTACGGCATCTTCGGGTGGTGAGTTGGCGCCTTCTATCGAGCAGCTCGCGCTCGGCGACACCGCAACGCACCCTCCCGAAGGGGATCCCGCATGA
- a CDS encoding lamin tail domain-containing protein — MPFPRLRPLAAVATTVALGVSGVALGSVPATAASADLMLGEVYGGGGNSGAAFTHDFVELVNRGTQPVSLAGLSLQYGAAGGFLGGGSSPGAGSLKVDLTGMVAPGKTFLVQLAAGSGNGAALPPPDQASTAVNLSGTNGKLALVRSTSVLACGNACANDPAVVDFLGYGSANDAEGQPAPATANATSSTRSPGPDTDVNATDFSTGAPTPTNASGTDPGPGDPLEHSIPQIQGLGHLSPDDTKLVKTKGVVSARKFDGYWLQDPTGDGNELTSDGIFVYTEASGAKPNVGQTVEVVGKVDEFRPRSATGPNLNLTELVNSKFTVLAETNDVPAPVLIGPGGREAPGQSTDSGPTTRSDIELPGAEFLPERDAVDFYEALEGMLIEVRDARVVAARNDFGELVVLPGGTVVPASTPSNGVLYAYGRPNSQRLTVDDEIIYQQMPVADVGDTLPGAVSGPLSYDFGMFRIFPTAVPTVRSGGLKKDVFSATPRTDEVTVATFNVENLDPKDPAEKFSRLAETIVDNLGAPDILGLEEVQDNTGAECPNGPSPSCTPDGIVAADQTLAKLVASISAAGGPTYAWREISPRNLTDGGEPTGNIRVAFLFRTDRGVRFVDRPGGSATSAVGVTKIRGKVALTQSPGRIDPTNAAWNSSRKPLAGEFTFRGQTLFVVANHFNSKGGDDSLMGRWQPQQRGSEAQRHQQARAVNAFVQSLLAVDSSARVVVLGDVNDFEFSETTALLEAGDALVDLPQELPAAERYSYVFEGNSQILDHILVSRSLMGVRKPGPWPPAPSPGTGIRAYQIVHVNAEFHDQVSDHDPQVVRLALHVRP; from the coding sequence ATGCCGTTCCCCCGTCTCCGGCCCCTCGCGGCCGTCGCCACCACGGTCGCGCTGGGTGTCTCCGGCGTGGCGTTGGGTTCGGTGCCGGCCACCGCGGCGTCGGCGGATCTGATGCTCGGCGAGGTCTACGGCGGAGGAGGCAACAGCGGCGCGGCGTTCACCCACGACTTCGTCGAGCTCGTCAACCGCGGCACCCAGCCGGTCAGCCTGGCCGGGCTGTCGCTGCAGTACGGCGCGGCCGGCGGCTTCCTCGGCGGCGGCAGCTCACCCGGCGCGGGCAGCCTCAAGGTCGACCTCACCGGCATGGTCGCGCCCGGCAAGACGTTCCTCGTCCAGCTCGCCGCCGGCTCCGGCAACGGAGCGGCGTTGCCGCCTCCGGACCAGGCCAGTACGGCCGTCAACCTGTCCGGCACGAACGGCAAGCTCGCGCTCGTCCGGTCCACCTCGGTCCTCGCCTGCGGCAACGCCTGCGCGAACGACCCAGCGGTCGTCGACTTCCTCGGGTACGGCAGCGCCAACGACGCCGAGGGCCAGCCGGCTCCCGCGACCGCCAACGCGACGTCGTCCACCCGAAGCCCGGGCCCCGACACCGACGTCAACGCCACCGACTTCAGCACCGGTGCGCCCACGCCGACCAACGCCAGCGGCACCGACCCCGGACCGGGCGACCCGCTCGAGCACTCGATCCCGCAGATCCAGGGCCTAGGCCACCTCTCCCCCGACGACACCAAGCTGGTGAAGACGAAGGGCGTCGTCTCCGCGCGCAAGTTCGACGGCTACTGGCTGCAGGACCCGACGGGCGACGGGAACGAGCTCACCTCCGACGGGATCTTCGTCTACACCGAGGCGTCCGGCGCCAAGCCGAACGTCGGACAGACCGTCGAGGTCGTCGGCAAGGTCGACGAGTTCCGCCCGCGCTCGGCGACCGGGCCGAACCTCAACCTCACCGAGCTCGTCAACTCCAAGTTCACCGTGCTCGCCGAGACCAACGACGTCCCCGCGCCGGTCCTCATCGGCCCGGGCGGACGCGAGGCACCGGGGCAGAGCACGGACAGCGGCCCGACGACGCGATCCGACATCGAGCTGCCCGGGGCCGAGTTCCTCCCGGAGCGTGACGCGGTCGACTTCTACGAGGCGCTCGAGGGGATGCTGATCGAGGTCCGCGACGCCCGCGTGGTCGCCGCGCGCAACGACTTCGGCGAGCTGGTCGTCCTGCCCGGCGGGACCGTCGTTCCGGCGAGTACGCCGTCGAACGGTGTCCTCTACGCGTACGGGCGCCCGAACTCCCAGCGCCTCACGGTCGACGACGAGATCATCTACCAGCAGATGCCGGTGGCCGACGTCGGCGACACGTTGCCCGGCGCGGTGAGCGGGCCGCTGTCGTACGACTTCGGCATGTTCCGCATCTTCCCGACCGCCGTGCCGACGGTGCGCTCGGGCGGGCTGAAGAAGGACGTCTTCAGCGCCACGCCTCGCACGGACGAGGTCACGGTGGCGACGTTCAACGTGGAGAACCTCGACCCGAAGGACCCGGCGGAGAAGTTCTCCCGTCTCGCCGAGACGATCGTCGACAACCTCGGCGCGCCCGACATCCTCGGCCTGGAAGAGGTGCAGGACAACACCGGCGCCGAGTGCCCGAACGGGCCGTCGCCCTCCTGCACCCCGGACGGCATCGTCGCGGCGGACCAGACGCTCGCCAAGCTGGTCGCGTCGATCTCCGCCGCGGGCGGGCCGACGTACGCATGGCGGGAGATCTCGCCGCGGAACCTCACCGACGGCGGCGAGCCGACCGGCAACATCCGGGTCGCGTTCCTGTTCCGTACGGACCGGGGCGTGCGTTTCGTCGACCGGCCCGGCGGGTCAGCAACGTCGGCGGTGGGTGTGACGAAGATCCGAGGCAAGGTCGCCTTGACGCAGTCGCCCGGGCGCATCGACCCGACGAACGCGGCGTGGAACTCGTCGCGGAAGCCGCTGGCGGGCGAGTTCACGTTCCGCGGCCAGACCCTGTTCGTCGTCGCGAACCACTTCAACTCCAAGGGCGGCGACGACTCGCTGATGGGTCGCTGGCAGCCGCAGCAGCGCGGGTCGGAGGCGCAGCGGCACCAGCAGGCGCGGGCCGTGAACGCGTTCGTCCAGTCGCTGCTCGCGGTCGACTCCTCGGCGCGGGTGGTGGTGCTCGGGGACGTCAACGACTTCGAGTTCTCCGAGACCACCGCGCTGCTGGAGGCGGGCGACGCGCTGGTCGACCTTCCGCAGGAGCTGCCGGCAGCGGAGCGGTACTCGTACGTGTTCGAGGGCAACTCGCAGATCCTCGACCACATCCTGGTCAGCCGTTCGCTGATGGGCGTCCGCAAGCCCGGGCCGTGGCCGCCGGCGCCCTCGCCGGGCACGGGGATTCGCGCGTACCAGATCGTGCACGTGAACGCCGAGTTCCACGACCAGGTCAGCGACCACGACCCCCAGGTCGTCCGGCTGGCGCTGCACGTACGGCCGTAA
- a CDS encoding phage major capsid protein, with translation MPVGTMDQILAAKAEQEDELKTLRAQLAEAGTKGHAERADNLKRAIARRELAIGMLDEEAKVRAMIDGGRTGGESGAEPGAKDGLAPAVTGVLEQAKRRLDAEFKGAKLPDHAAAKAASLLGQGTTAEQTLAARWVTAAGDPEYAKAFGKLLVDPARGHLTWTPREADAYRTAKAVQAEMKAGSLTGNSELLPLNLDPTIRLTSAGSINPLRRIAGVFTTISNTWQGVTSAGVTAEWKGEGAQMTDAAPGTDPAPIPVHLGDAWVPFSYEVGQDAAPAGFSNAIADLLMDAADQLQNTAYTTGTGTGQPTGIITSLVAGAASVVVGTEAFPNADVYATQNALPPRFQANAQWCANLAIINLMSQKETTAGARLFPEISDGRLLNRPLNELSNMDGVINAAAENYTLLYGDFQRGFAIVDRAGTSVELVQNVVGVDGRPTGQRGVVMWFRTGSNVVVQNAFRLLNAT, from the coding sequence ATGCCTGTCGGAACAATGGATCAAATCCTGGCCGCGAAGGCCGAGCAGGAAGACGAGCTGAAGACGCTGAGGGCGCAGCTCGCCGAGGCCGGCACGAAGGGCCACGCCGAGCGTGCCGACAACCTGAAGCGGGCGATCGCCCGCCGCGAGTTGGCGATCGGCATGCTGGACGAGGAGGCGAAGGTCCGCGCGATGATCGATGGCGGCCGGACCGGCGGAGAGTCCGGTGCCGAGCCGGGCGCGAAGGACGGTCTCGCACCGGCCGTGACCGGCGTGCTCGAGCAGGCGAAACGTCGGCTGGACGCGGAGTTCAAGGGCGCGAAGCTGCCTGACCACGCCGCGGCCAAGGCGGCGTCACTGCTCGGGCAGGGCACGACCGCCGAGCAGACCCTGGCGGCGCGCTGGGTGACGGCGGCCGGTGACCCGGAGTACGCCAAGGCGTTCGGCAAGCTGCTCGTCGACCCGGCCCGCGGCCACCTGACCTGGACGCCGCGCGAGGCCGACGCGTACCGGACCGCCAAGGCGGTGCAGGCCGAGATGAAGGCCGGCTCCCTGACCGGGAACTCCGAGCTGCTGCCGCTGAACCTGGACCCGACGATCCGACTCACGTCGGCCGGATCCATCAACCCGCTGCGACGGATCGCGGGCGTCTTCACCACGATCAGCAACACGTGGCAGGGCGTCACGAGCGCCGGTGTGACCGCGGAGTGGAAGGGGGAGGGCGCCCAGATGACCGACGCCGCGCCCGGCACTGACCCGGCGCCGATCCCCGTCCACCTAGGCGACGCGTGGGTGCCCTTCTCGTATGAGGTCGGGCAGGACGCCGCGCCCGCTGGGTTCTCCAACGCCATCGCGGACCTGCTGATGGACGCGGCCGACCAACTGCAGAACACCGCGTACACGACCGGCACCGGCACCGGCCAGCCGACCGGCATCATCACGTCGCTCGTCGCCGGCGCGGCGTCGGTCGTGGTCGGCACCGAGGCGTTCCCCAACGCCGACGTCTACGCCACCCAGAACGCGCTCCCTCCGCGGTTCCAGGCCAACGCACAGTGGTGCGCGAACCTCGCGATCATCAACCTGATGAGCCAGAAGGAGACCACCGCCGGGGCACGACTGTTCCCGGAGATCTCCGACGGCCGGCTGCTGAACCGACCGCTGAACGAGCTCAGCAACATGGACGGCGTGATCAACGCGGCGGCCGAGAACTACACGCTGCTGTACGGCGACTTCCAACGCGGGTTCGCGATCGTCGACCGCGCCGGCACGTCGGTCGAGCTGGTGCAGAATGTCGTGGGCGTCGATGGCCGCCCGACCGGTCAGCGCGGCGTCGTGATGTGGTTCCGCACCGGGTCCAACGTCGTGGTCCAGAACGCCTTCCGGCTCCTCAACGCAACGTGA